Below is a window of Lacibacter sp. H407 DNA.
TTTCAAAAATACTTGAGTCTCCTCCGTATGGTTTTCCCGGCCGGTCAATAGCCGGTTCATTGATATAAGCACAGGAACCTGTTAAGAAAGAAAAATCTGGAGCAGGTTTGCGCCATTGCCATAATTCCTTTGTTGTAAATGAGCCATCTGCCTTTGCAGGTTTCCTGTTGGAAACATTATTAATGATGAATTGATACTCGTATGTTGTATTCAGTTCCAACGCCACCACATCAAATACGAGTGGAGCAAACCATTGATCAGCAGTTGTTTTCTTGATCATACGTTTTGCAGTTGTCGGTTGTCCTTTTTTCCAAACCCACAAGTCGGCACTGCTGCCGGGTTTCACTTCGATCCACAATTTAGCAGTGCGTAATTCAACCGGGCCAAGCATGGGACCACTAACCAACTGTGCATTGGTTGAAAGTGCTGCAAAAAAAATCAGTACCGGCAGGTAGGCGAAACAATAAAAGCTTCTCATAAATTCGTGTATAAAGTTGGAAGTAAGTGCTCGAAAGCTGCAAAGTAAATAAAGTTTGTTTGATAACCGGCTTCTGCCGATGGTTTCCTGTTATCTGTCTGATAATTTGCATAAGCGCCTGCAAACAAACGCCGCAGGTAATAGTTGACCGTGGATTTTATTATTGGAAAAGCACACTTCAATTATCAACAAACGAAATAACAGCTTTGCAACAGTTAGAAGTAAAGAAATTGTATGTGAAGTTTTTTGATGTAGAATGGAACGGAGAACAATCATCTGCACAACCGGTGGCAAAGCTATCGATCGATTCAGCTTCACTTCAACATCTAAAGAAGCAACAGGTTCAAATAATCCCTGTTGTTTTTATCACCAATGAAGCATTAACGAAACTTGATACAATTGCCGGCAAGGAATTGGCAAAAAAAATCATGAAACTTCTTTCTGAAATGTTGCAGAAGAACCAATTGAATCAGGTTCCTGAATTTCAATTGGATTGCGATTGGACTGTTTCCACAAAAGACACCTACTTCAGTTTGGTGAATACCGTGAAGCATTTGTTACGTGCAGATAAAAAAACATTTGCTGATACTGCGATACTTTCTGCAACAATTCGTTTGCATCAGGTGAAGTACAGCAGCAAGTCGGGTATTCCGCCCGTTGACCGGGGTTTGCTGATGTGTTACAATATGGGCAATTTAAAAAATCCGGCAACCAACAATTCTATCCTTGAAACGGATGAACTAAAAAAATACCTTGGCGGCTTGCAACACTATCCGTTGCCATTGGACTATGCGTTGCCTGTTTTCAATTGGTATATATTGTATCGAAACGGTCAATACAAAGGCATCGTTTATCAGATTCCAAAAGAAGAATTAAACGGGAATATTGGTGAATGGAAACAAAACCGTTTTACATTTCAAAAAGATGCTGTACTCAATGGAATAAATTTTCAACCGCAGGATCAATTGCGACTTGAAGAAAATACAGCCGACGAATTGTTGCAAGCAGCCGATTATATTATTCGTCAATCCGCAGCACAAAATCAGCATTTCACCGTTTCATTTTATCATCTCGATCAATTACTTTTAACGAAACACCCCATCCATGAACTGGAAACAATTTATCGTAAGTTTTATCAGTAGTTGTTTGCTCTGCTTTCCGCAAAACAGTATTGGTTGCGGACCAGATGCAGATCCGTATGACTATTATACGTCCTTCTTTTCACAACACTTGCAGGACGACAACAGTTATCGACCATTTTATTATACCGGCTATCGGTTTTTATTTGATGAAGAGGAACCGGTAAGCACCAAGGAATCAACCAGTGCAGAATGGATCAACTATGCATCAAACAAAGCAACGAAAAAAGATGTACAGGATTTTGTATTGAAATACAATTATAAACAACTCAGTAATCTGTATTATCATATTGAAAAAAAACAACCGCTCCTGGTTCCTGATTCAGTAAAACAAAACAGTCTTACGAAATGGTTTTTGCAAAGTAAAGATCTGGAAGCGTTGGGCTACCTCATGTTTGCCAAACAGGCGGAGCCATTTGTTATTGGCGATGAAGATTTTTGGGAAGAGCGAAACCGTGATGATGCAAAAATGAAACGGCTGATCAAAAACGGTATTCAACTCTGGACGGTAGCTAAAAATGAATTTATAAAACTCCGCTATGGTTATCAAGTAACACGATTGGCACATTACAGTGAGCAATACAAAGAATGTATCAGCTACTATGATACATACATCAAACCAAATCAAACAAACAGTGTATTGCAGGAATTATCACTTGCATTAAAAGCGGGCGCTATGTACAAATTGGGCAGCAACGAAGAAGCGGCCTATCACTTTACGCAGCTTTGTGCAACCAATGCAATCAAACGAAAAAGTAATTTTCTGAGCTTTACATTCAGCACAAGAGATGAAGAAGGAACAAAAAAAGTAACAAAAGAAGCTGTGTTGAAATTCTGCAAAACCGATCGGGAAAAAGCAAATGTTACGGCTGTGTATGCATTCAACAGTTTAGTCAATAACCTGCCGGAGTTGAAAGAAATTTATCAACTGGATCCAACTTCCCCATTATTGGAATTATTAAGCATTCGTGAGATCAACAAACTGGAAGAAAAATACCTGCATCCTTCTATTGAACAACTGAAAGGAAAAAAACTGATCTATTCCTGGAGTTTATTCAGCTGGGATTACGATAACGCTAACTACGATAGTTTGTACAATGAAAGTAAAAAGCAAACCAAAGAGATGATCAACTTCTGTCATCAAGTGGCGCAAGACAAACGGATTGCCAATCGTGGATTATTTGAAGTAGCTGCTGCTTATGCAGCCTACATGAGCAAAGACTTGAAAAAGGCAAGAGAGTATTTGCGGATAGCGAAGGACATGCCTCTTTCTGCCGCTGTAAAAGATCAATGGATGCTGACAAGTTTATTGGTAAGCATCAATGAAAAAGGAAAACTCGATCCTTCGTTTGAAGAGGAAATACTGCCTGCTGTTCAATGGCTCGAAAGCAAAGCAAAAAAAGACGAAGAATGGCGTAAGTTTTACCGGAATCTTTTTACAGAAATATTAGCTGTGCAGTACAGTAAACAAAAAGATGCTTCGAAAACGGCACTGGTATTAGGTTGTGCAGACAGGATCATGATAATGCCCAACGAAGGAGAAGACATGTATAGCTATTGGAGCGGGAACGCTATTGCGTTTCTACGTACACAGATGAACAGTAACGAAGTGGAAGCGCTGCACACATTGATGCAGGCAAACACAAAATCAAAATGGGAACAGTACCTCGTAAATCATAATCAATTTTCAAAAGACGATGTATGTGATATAGCTGGCACTACTTACCTGCGTGAACAGGATTGGGACAATGCAGAAAGATGGTTCAAACAAGTGCCTGCTGCATATTATAAAAAAGAACCGTACAGCACTTACCTGGCTGCAAATCCATTTGCCGATCTGCTGTATGATACACATGCTCCAACCAAACAGGATAATGTACAGTATACCAAGTTGCAATATGTTCAAAAAATGAAACAGCTTGCCCTGCAAACAACGAAAGGAACGGCTGAAGAAAAAGCAAACGCATACTTTCAAATGGCCAATGGTATTTATCAATCCAGTTATTGGGGTAACAGCTGGATGTTACAGGAATATGGCTGGAGCAGTGGTGATGGATTAAAAAGCAATACAACAAAAGATGATTGGCAATGGGAGTATTATGGAGTGTATGCTGCCGAACAACTTTATCTCAAAGCAAGAGAGTTAACAGCTAATCAGAATTTGAAAGCACATTATACATTTATGGCAGCGAAGTGTGCACAAAAGCAACATGCAATTCCGGTTTATGAATCATTTGCTGATTACGATCAATATGAAAAAGCAAATGAGCAGTACGCAAAAGATTTCCGGAAGAATAAATACTTCGAAGACTTTGTAAAAAACTACCGGCAAACAAAAACATTTACCGAAGTATTTAACAGCTGTGTGTATTTGAAAGATTATGTGAACGGGAAGTAAATACGGTACTTACAAAAACCTCCCGGCGTGTTACCGGGAGGTTTTTTATTTATCTGACACGTATACATTTACGATATGATCCATGAGCAGCTTCATAGGGTGACAGGGATCTAGTACAGGAACTCAGATAAAAGATGCTTACAAGTAATAATGAGTAAGCGATTGTTTTCTTCATGGGGTACGGATTTAATAGGGTTTAAAAATAGGTTTTCATTATTTATTTAACCAACCTTTATATTTTATAATTAAAAAAATAAGTGTTTCCTCTTGGAAAAATTGAGAAAATCGAAAAACTACTTTGTAGTACTACTATTTTATTTTCAGCATATACGCTGGCAACTGCATCAAAAAAGAAAACGCTCCGGAGAACCGGAGCGTTTGTTATAGGAACCTCTGTTGAGATTAATTGTTGATGCAGAATTTAACTGCAACCCATACTGTTACCACAATTCAAACATTTGTAACATGTACCGCTTCTGATGGTGATATGTCCGCACGTGTTACAAGTAGGTGCATCACTCTGCATACTTTTTGCTGCGGCATTCACTGCATCCAGACTGTTATCCATCTTCACAGTGTTGATGACACGTTGTGCTTTTTGTGTTTGCACCGGTGTGCTCACTACACCTACCACACGTACATCACTTAACTCAGGAGTTTTTTTTTCGTACTCCAGTCCGGTAGGAATATCATCCCAATCATCAGTGCCGGTATTGTCTACTTCCGGTTTGTCTAATACATGAACCAGATCAGTACGTCCTAAGTATTCGTATGCAAGGCAACGGAACACAAAGTCAACGATCGAAGTGGTTGATTTAATATTCGGATGATCCACCATACCACTTGGTTCAAACTTGGTGAATACAAATTTCTCTACAAACTCTTCTAACGGAACACCGTATTGCAAGCCTACAGAAATTGAGATCGCAAAGCTGTTCATTAAACTGCGAAGCGTACTACCTTCTTTAGCCAGGTCAACAAAAATTTCTCCTAATGTACCATCACCATATTCACCGGTGCGGAGGAAGATCGCCTGTCCGTTGATCTTTGCTTTTTGTGTAAAGCCTCTGCGTTTGGCTGGTAGTTTTCTACGTTCTACAATTCGTGCAAGATCACGCTTCAATTTTGTATCAGGCGATGACTGCACACGCTTGTTCAACTCTTCCAGTAATTCTTCAACGGTGAGTTTCGCCATATCTACCATCGGGCTTTCGGTAGATGCTTCTTCTTCTGTTGATTGAGCCGAAGCTAAATCAGCATTACCCTTTTTACGCTTATCACCTTTTGTGCTCAATGGCTGGCTCAGTTTAGAACCATCACGATACAATGCACATGCTTTCAATCCAAGCTTCCAGCTTTCGTAATACGCTTCTGCAATTTCTTCAACAGATGCTTCATTTGGGAGGTTGATGGTTTTTGAAATGGCACCACTCAGGAATGGTTGTGCAGCACCCATCATACGAATATGACCGCTGTGATGAATGTAACGTTCGCCTTTTTTACCGCATTTGTTTGCACAATCAAAAACCGGATAATGTTCCAGCTTCAGGTATGGAGCACCTTCCACCGTCATTGTACCACAGATATAATCATTTGCTTCAGCGATCTGCTCTTCAGAAAAACCTAAAGCTTCCAATAAGCTCCATTCAAAATCATTGTACTGCTCTGGTGTAAATCCAAGACGTTGTAAACACTCTTCGCCCAACGCATATTTATTAAATACAAATCCAATTTCAAATGCGCTGGCCAATGTGCCTTCAATTTTCTTGATCTCATCTGCAATAAATCCACGATCACTTAACGATTGCGGGTTTACATGTGGAGCACCGTTCAACGAAGCAGCACCTACTGCATATTTTACAATTGCTTCACTTTCTCTTTCATTGTAGCCTAATTTTTTAAGCGCTGCCGGTACTGATTGGTTGATGATCTTGAAATAACCACCACCGCTCAATTTTTTAAACTTCACCAACGCAAAGTCTGGTTCAACGCCAGTTGTATCGCAATCCATTACCAAACCAATTGTTCCTGTTGGAGCAATTACGGTTGTTTGTGCATTACGGTAACCATATTTTTCACCCAACTCTACAGCATCATCCCAACTCTTGCAGGCACTGGTCAATAAATAATCAGGACAGTGTTGTGCTTTGATCCCCTGTGGTTTAATACTCAATCCAACATACGCATCTTCTGCATCGTAAGCAGCAGCACGGTGGTTACGCATTACACGCAACATATCTTCCGCATTTTCTTCGTAGCGTGGAAACGCACCCAGGAACGACGCCATCTCTGCAGATGTTTTGTAAGAGATACCCGTCATTACAGCGGTCAATGCACCGGCAATACCACGTGCCTGTTCGCTATCGTAAGGAATACCCATTACCATCAACATTGAACCAAGGTTGGCATATCCCAAACCTAATGTTCTGTAATCGTAAGAAAGTTGCGCTACTTCCTTTGATGGGAACTGAGCCATCAACACAGAAATTTCCAATACTGCAGTCCACAAACGACATACATATTCAAAACCCTGTACATCGAACACTTGTGTTTCTTCGTCAAACAAACGACGAAGGTTTACAGATGCAAGATTACAAGCAGTGTTATCGAGGAACATATACTCACTGCAAGGATTTGATGCATTGATGCGTCCGCCTTTTGGTGAAGTATGCCATTCGTTAATAGTCGTATCATATTGAGTACCGGGATCAGCACAACGCCATGCAGCGTAAGCAATCTGGTTCCACACTTCCTGTGAAGGAATTTTTTTCATGGTGCGGCCATCGGATCTTGCTTTCAGTTCCCAGTCTTCGCCTTTTTCTAACTTCTCAAAAAACTCATTCGGGATACGAACAGAGTTGTTGGAATTTTGTCCGCTTACTGTACGGTATGCTTCACCTTCATAATCAGATGCATAACCTGCATTGATCAACGCACCTACTTTTTTCTCTTCTTCAACTTTCCAGTTGATGAAGTCTAATATTTCAGGATGATCTAAATCCAAACAAACCATCTTAGCAGCACGACGTGTTGTACCACCGCTTTTGATTGCACCTGCAGCACGGTCGCCGATTTTCAGGAAGCTCATCAAACCACTGGACGTACCACCACCGCTCAACTTTTCACCTTCACCACGAATGGTAGAGAAGTTTGTACCTACACCAGAACCATATTTAAAGATCCTTGCTTCACGTACCCACAGATCCATGATACCTCCATCGTTCACCAGGTCATCACTTACACTAAGAATAAAACAGGCATGTGGTTGCGGACGCTCGTATGCTGAAGTCGATTTCTTTAACTCCCCATCAGTTGGATCTACATAATAATGGCCTTGTGGCTTTCCGGTGATGCCATAACTTTCATACAGACCTGTGTTGAACCATTGCGGACTGTTAGGCACGCACACCTGGTTCAAAATGCTATATACTAACTCATCATAAAAAACTTCTGCATCTTTTGCGCTGGCGAAATAACCATAACGCTCACCCCATACTTTCCAGCAGTTGGCCATACGATGTGCAACCTGCTTCGATGAAGTTTCTCTGCCTAATGAACCATCCGGTTGTGGAACACCCGCCTTACGGAAATATTTTTGCGCCAAGATATCTGTTGCAATCTGACTCCATCCCTTCGGCACCTCTACATTATTCATCTCAAATACTATCTCGCCCGATGGGTTGCGGATTACAGAGGTGCGGTAATCGTACTCAAACAGGTCGAAGGGAGTTACACCCTCTTTTGTGAACCGGCGGCTGAACTGCAGCCCCTGATCTTGTTTCTTTTTGCTGGCCATAATAATGTGTAAGTTTAGATGGTTAGTAAGTCCAAGAAATCGTTAAACGAAAGAATACGAAAATATTTTTTCCAAGCTAAAGTCCAAAGTCATAGTTATAAACAGGTTGTGGAAATCACGTGGAAACGCAATACAGCTATGCTTTTCCATGTGGATATCGAGTTTTCAACCCTCCGGATTTCAAAATGAGTATAAAAAACCTTGGCGATATGAAAAGAATTCCCTTAGCCTTGCCTGCATTGAATTTGAAGGCGTAAGCAGCCGGAAATTTAACTAACGTAGCTACCTAAACGCAGTATTTGAGCAGCCCTGAAAACTGTCCGTTTTGACCGGTTTTGGGTTCCGTGAGATAAAAACAGTCCAATCTCGAAAAGCTGGACATTTTTTTGCATTTTTGCAGGAATAGTATTCGCTGAATGAAGCAAGACATCTATACACAATTACGGGAGAGAAAACTGAGAGGACAAAAATCATTCGCTGTTTTGATCGATCCCGATAAAGTAAATCCGTCGGCTGTTGAACAACTGGTGCGCCTGTCTGTGGACGCCAAAGTGGATTATTTTTTAGTAGGAGGCAGCCTGGTTATTTCCAATCAATTGGATGAAGTAGTGCAGCAGATCAAAGCTTCCTGCGATATTCCGGTAATCCTGTTTCCCGGAAGCCCCTCACAAATCAGCAATTATGCAGATGCGCTGTTATACCTGTCGCTCATTTCCGGGCGTAACCCTGAATTACTGATTGGTCAGCATGTGATCTCCGCTCCTTTTGTAAAACAAAGTGGGCTGGAAATTATTTCAACCGGTTACATGGTAGTTGATGGTGGTGCACCAACAACGGTATCGTATATCAGCAATGCTACGCCTCTTCCTTCCGATAAAAATGAAATTGCCATGTGTACGGCTATGGCCGGCGAAATGCTGGGCATGAAGGTGATTTACATGGATGCCGGCAGCGGTGCCAAACGTGCTATCAGTGAAAACATGATACAGGCAGTAGCACAACAAATAGAGGTGCCGCTTATTATTGGTGGCGGTATTACTGACCCCGAAAAAGCATACCGCAACTGTAAAGCAGGTGCTGATGTGATCGTGATTGGCAATGCTATAGAGAAAAACGCCACACTTATCAGAGAAATGGCCGCAGCTATACATAGTGTGCCTGTAAAAGCATAAGTTTACTTCCTACGTATTATTTTTACCGGGTATTCAATTCACTGTTTAACCCAAATGCATTTGATCAGGCATTTGATTTTATCAGGACCCTAAACCCGGTATGCTTTTGAAAACCATTGTCCACACGTTCGCTTCGTTACTTCTCTGCTCGTTGCTTTCGGCACAGCAAAATCCTTTTTATAATTTTCAAACCGATGATACAATTCTGAAAAAGAATTGGGTACAATCTGTACAAAACGTAAAAAAATCCTGGCTGGCGCAAGTAACACCATCATTGAAAAAAGATTATGAAGAGATCTATAAAACACATTTCGAACAGATTGAAAAAACAATCACAGGTAAAAGTTGCATTACAGCTAAAGAACCATATTCGTACCTGCAACGGGTATTGAGTAAAATCATTCAAGCGAATCCAGTACTGAAAGCCGATGAGCTTCGCTTATTTTTCACACGTGACTGGTGGCCGAACGCCTACAGCATGGGCGATGGTTCGATTGCCATCAATGCAGGGCTTGTGATACATCTGCAGAACGAAGCAGAACTCGCATTTGTGTTGTGTCATGAATTGGCGCACTATTATCGGTCACATACACGTCAGTCGGTTGATCAATACGTTACAGTAACCAACAGTCCTGAATTCCAAAAG
It encodes the following:
- a CDS encoding vitamin B12-dependent ribonucleotide reductase, which codes for MASKKKQDQGLQFSRRFTKEGVTPFDLFEYDYRTSVIRNPSGEIVFEMNNVEVPKGWSQIATDILAQKYFRKAGVPQPDGSLGRETSSKQVAHRMANCWKVWGERYGYFASAKDAEVFYDELVYSILNQVCVPNSPQWFNTGLYESYGITGKPQGHYYVDPTDGELKKSTSAYERPQPHACFILSVSDDLVNDGGIMDLWVREARIFKYGSGVGTNFSTIRGEGEKLSGGGTSSGLMSFLKIGDRAAGAIKSGGTTRRAAKMVCLDLDHPEILDFINWKVEEEKKVGALINAGYASDYEGEAYRTVSGQNSNNSVRIPNEFFEKLEKGEDWELKARSDGRTMKKIPSQEVWNQIAYAAWRCADPGTQYDTTINEWHTSPKGGRINASNPCSEYMFLDNTACNLASVNLRRLFDEETQVFDVQGFEYVCRLWTAVLEISVLMAQFPSKEVAQLSYDYRTLGLGYANLGSMLMVMGIPYDSEQARGIAGALTAVMTGISYKTSAEMASFLGAFPRYEENAEDMLRVMRNHRAAAYDAEDAYVGLSIKPQGIKAQHCPDYLLTSACKSWDDAVELGEKYGYRNAQTTVIAPTGTIGLVMDCDTTGVEPDFALVKFKKLSGGGYFKIINQSVPAALKKLGYNERESEAIVKYAVGAASLNGAPHVNPQSLSDRGFIADEIKKIEGTLASAFEIGFVFNKYALGEECLQRLGFTPEQYNDFEWSLLEALGFSEEQIAEANDYICGTMTVEGAPYLKLEHYPVFDCANKCGKKGERYIHHSGHIRMMGAAQPFLSGAISKTINLPNEASVEEIAEAYYESWKLGLKACALYRDGSKLSQPLSTKGDKRKKGNADLASAQSTEEEASTESPMVDMAKLTVEELLEELNKRVQSSPDTKLKRDLARIVERRKLPAKRRGFTQKAKINGQAIFLRTGEYGDGTLGEIFVDLAKEGSTLRSLMNSFAISISVGLQYGVPLEEFVEKFVFTKFEPSGMVDHPNIKSTTSIVDFVFRCLAYEYLGRTDLVHVLDKPEVDNTGTDDWDDIPTGLEYEKKTPELSDVRVVGVVSTPVQTQKAQRVINTVKMDNSLDAVNAAAKSMQSDAPTCNTCGHITIRSGTCYKCLNCGNSMGCS
- a CDS encoding geranylgeranylglyceryl/heptaprenylglyceryl phosphate synthase codes for the protein MKQDIYTQLRERKLRGQKSFAVLIDPDKVNPSAVEQLVRLSVDAKVDYFLVGGSLVISNQLDEVVQQIKASCDIPVILFPGSPSQISNYADALLYLSLISGRNPELLIGQHVISAPFVKQSGLEIISTGYMVVDGGAPTTVSYISNATPLPSDKNEIAMCTAMAGEMLGMKVIYMDAGSGAKRAISENMIQAVAQQIEVPLIIGGGITDPEKAYRNCKAGADVIVIGNAIEKNATLIREMAAAIHSVPVKA